In the genome of Leptolyngbya sp. FACHB-261, one region contains:
- a CDS encoding class I SAM-dependent methyltransferase, protein MSKPFLDALDDSDVALCELIAQRIANSPQQRLTFAEYMELALYEPQHGYYAVNRADIGVTGDFLTSPHLSADFGELLAEQFVDIWQNLGKPQPFTLVEMGAGQGILTGDLLRYANRNHPDFFASLNYIIIEKAAGLIAEQQQRLNAFVQQWGRLRWCNLEDLAPASITGCFFSNELVDALPVHQVVLNQGQLQEVYVTLAAEGKGFQEVLGEPSTSRLGQYFGMIGIDLNSEQYIDGYRTEVNLAALDWLSAVAERLQRGYLVTIDYGYDARHYYSPRRSTGTLLCYYRHTANDNPYQHVGCQDLTAHANFTALERYGERCDLELVGLTQQGFFLTALGLCDRLNALHNLSPKTNQELQEQLQRRQSLQLLVNPNGLGNFGVLVQSKGLTAAENGRSLRGLSVPL, encoded by the coding sequence ATGTCTAAGCCGTTCCTAGATGCTCTTGATGATAGCGATGTAGCTCTGTGTGAGTTAATTGCTCAACGCATTGCCAACAGCCCTCAGCAGCGCCTTACCTTTGCTGAATATATGGAGCTGGCTTTGTACGAGCCTCAGCATGGTTATTACGCTGTCAACAGAGCTGATATTGGTGTCACGGGTGATTTTCTAACCTCTCCCCATCTCAGCGCTGATTTTGGTGAATTACTGGCCGAACAATTTGTAGATATCTGGCAAAACCTGGGCAAGCCGCAGCCTTTCACTTTGGTGGAAATGGGGGCAGGACAAGGAATTCTGACCGGCGATTTGCTGCGCTATGCCAACCGCAATCATCCCGATTTTTTTGCCAGTCTAAATTACATCATCATTGAAAAAGCGGCTGGTCTGATTGCAGAACAACAGCAGCGTTTAAACGCCTTTGTGCAACAATGGGGGCGTTTACGCTGGTGCAATTTAGAAGATTTGGCTCCAGCTTCGATCACCGGCTGCTTTTTCTCTAACGAGCTGGTTGATGCTCTGCCGGTACACCAAGTCGTGCTGAACCAAGGGCAACTTCAAGAAGTCTACGTCACCCTTGCCGCCGAGGGAAAAGGGTTTCAAGAAGTTCTAGGCGAACCCTCGACTTCCCGCCTGGGCCAATATTTTGGAATGATTGGCATTGATTTAAATTCAGAGCAATACATTGATGGCTATCGCACTGAGGTTAATCTTGCTGCCCTTGATTGGTTGAGTGCGGTTGCTGAGCGTCTACAGCGCGGCTACCTAGTCACCATTGACTACGGTTATGACGCCCGACACTATTACAGTCCCAGACGCTCAACCGGCACTTTGCTGTGCTACTACCGTCACACTGCCAACGACAATCCCTACCAGCATGTCGGGTGTCAGGATTTAACCGCTCATGCCAATTTCACCGCCTTAGAACGCTACGGTGAACGCTGTGATTTAGAGCTGGTTGGCTTGACGCAGCAGGGCTTTTTTCTCACAGCGCTAGGGCTATGTGACCGACTCAATGCTTTGCATAATTTGTCTCCCAAAACTAATCAAGAGTTGCAGGAGCAACTGCAACGTCGGCAGTCCCTACAACTCTTGGTTAATCCCAATGGCCTGGGTAACTTTGGTGTCTTGGTACAGAGCAAAGGACTCACAGCCGCAGAAAACGGGCGCTCCTTGAGAGGACTCAGTGTGCCTCTATGA
- a CDS encoding NAD(P)H-quinone oxidoreductase subunit H has product MALIETKADRMVINLGPHHPSTHGVLRLMVVLDGENVVDCEPVLGYLHRGMEKIAENRTMIQYLPMVTRWDYGSAMWNEAITVNAPEQLANIPVPRRASYIRVIMLELSRIVNHLLWLGPFLADMGAQTPFFYTMREREAVMDLFEAATGYRMVNQNYFRLGGVAADLPYGWVEKAKDFCTYFLPKVDEYERLITDNPIFRRRIEGIGVISREDAISWGLSGPMLRGSGVNWDLRKVDHYECYDDFDWEVAWETGGDCLARYLIRIKEMREATKITMQALEGLPGGPYENLEAKRIAAGPKSEWNSFDYQFISKKPAPTFKVPKGEHYVRLESPKGELGIYLVGEDHVFPWRWKIRPPGFVNLQVLPELVRGMKVADIMVILGSIDIIMGEVDR; this is encoded by the coding sequence ATGGCGCTGATCGAAACCAAAGCTGACCGCATGGTCATCAATCTAGGGCCACACCACCCTTCGACCCACGGCGTCCTGAGGCTGATGGTCGTTTTGGACGGTGAAAACGTGGTCGACTGTGAACCAGTGCTGGGATACCTGCACCGGGGCATGGAGAAGATTGCCGAAAACCGCACGATGATCCAGTACCTTCCCATGGTTACCCGTTGGGACTACGGGTCAGCAATGTGGAATGAAGCAATCACAGTCAATGCGCCTGAGCAATTGGCAAATATTCCCGTACCGCGACGGGCCAGCTACATCCGGGTAATCATGCTGGAGCTGAGCCGGATCGTCAATCACCTACTCTGGCTTGGCCCTTTCCTGGCTGACATGGGTGCCCAAACGCCATTCTTCTACACGATGCGCGAGCGGGAAGCCGTCATGGACTTGTTCGAAGCGGCCACCGGTTACCGGATGGTCAACCAGAACTATTTCCGGCTTGGCGGTGTTGCTGCTGACCTGCCCTACGGCTGGGTAGAGAAGGCCAAGGATTTTTGCACCTACTTTCTGCCTAAGGTCGATGAGTACGAGCGTCTGATTACTGACAACCCGATCTTCCGTCGTCGGATTGAAGGTATAGGCGTCATCTCCCGCGAGGATGCAATTAGCTGGGGTCTCTCTGGACCGATGCTGCGTGGGAGCGGTGTGAACTGGGATCTGCGCAAAGTCGACCACTACGAGTGCTACGACGACTTTGATTGGGAAGTGGCTTGGGAGACAGGCGGCGACTGCCTAGCTCGTTACCTCATCCGCATCAAGGAAATGCGCGAGGCAACCAAGATTACTATGCAAGCCCTAGAGGGATTGCCCGGTGGCCCTTACGAGAACCTGGAAGCTAAGCGCATTGCAGCTGGTCCCAAATCGGAGTGGAACAGCTTCGATTATCAATTCATCAGTAAGAAGCCCGCACCGACCTTCAAGGTGCCTAAAGGCGAACACTATGTGCGTTTAGAAAGCCCTAAAGGTGAGTTGGGAATTTATCTGGTGGGTGAAGACCATGTCTTCCCCTGGCGCTGGAAAATTCGTCCACCCGGATTTGTGAATTTGCAAGTGTTGCCTGAATTGGTACGCGGCATGAAAGTGGCCGACATTATGGTGATTCTCGGCAGCATCGACATCATCATGGGTGAAGTTGACCGTTAG
- the nuoB gene encoding NADH-quinone oxidoreductase subunit NuoB → MPPEPSVPSTLTNLQNQDLLQYPIEDPSQKLLFPSERPEVTQELSNNVILTTVNDLYNWARLSSIYPLLFGTACCFIEFAALIGSRFDIERFAMIPRATPRQADLIITAGTITMKMAPALVRLYEQMPEPKYVLAMGACTITAGMFSVDSYAAVRGVDKLMPVDAYIPGCPPRPEAIIDAIIKLRKKIATEDIRERGRQGQTHRYYSTTHQMKPVPDIITGTYLEAATRINPPKELVESGIPLPVLQAAEREKEALRRNGQTS, encoded by the coding sequence ATGCCTCCCGAGCCCTCGGTTCCGAGTACCCTAACAAACCTGCAAAATCAGGACTTGCTGCAATATCCAATCGAGGATCCCTCGCAAAAACTGCTTTTTCCCAGTGAGAGACCTGAAGTCACGCAGGAATTGTCAAACAACGTCATTCTGACGACTGTTAACGACCTCTACAACTGGGCACGGCTGTCGAGCATCTACCCGCTGCTGTTCGGTACTGCCTGTTGCTTTATCGAGTTCGCGGCGCTGATCGGCTCGCGTTTCGATATCGAGCGCTTCGCGATGATCCCCCGAGCTACGCCCCGTCAGGCTGACTTGATCATCACAGCGGGGACGATCACCATGAAAATGGCTCCAGCTCTGGTGCGTCTCTACGAGCAAATGCCTGAGCCTAAGTATGTACTGGCAATGGGCGCTTGCACGATCACAGCTGGTATGTTCAGCGTTGATTCCTACGCAGCAGTGCGCGGTGTAGACAAACTGATGCCGGTCGATGCCTATATCCCCGGCTGCCCCCCCCGTCCGGAAGCGATTATCGACGCAATTATCAAGCTGCGCAAAAAGATCGCGACTGAAGACATTCGGGAGCGCGGTCGGCAGGGACAAACTCACCGCTACTACAGCACGACCCACCAGATGAAGCCAGTCCCTGACATCATTACTGGTACCTATTTGGAAGCAGCGACACGCATCAATCCGCCTAAGGAATTGGTTGAGTCGGGCATTCCTCTACCGGTGTTGCAAGCGGCAGAACGTGAGAAAGAAGCTCTGCGACGTAACGGCCAAACTTCATAG
- a CDS encoding SRPBCC family protein: MESVTKKESIQQNDAERWASIIGGGAMVLSGLRQGSLRGALMALAGGTAIYHGVAQQNSIQDALNQTLKVEKTVTINRPVEELYRFWHNFENLPTFMKHLQSVKVIDAKRSHWVAKAPLDNQVEWDADIIKEEENHLIAWASVEGADIDNSGFVRFQPAPAGRGTEVKVVIEYNMPGGTVGAAIAKLFGEEPEQQVGDDLRRFKQLMEAGEIATTEGQPSGRE; this comes from the coding sequence ATGGAATCCGTCACTAAAAAAGAAAGCATTCAACAGAATGACGCTGAGCGCTGGGCCTCGATCATCGGCGGCGGTGCTATGGTCCTCTCGGGTCTGCGTCAAGGTTCCCTACGGGGCGCTTTGATGGCGTTGGCTGGGGGTACCGCTATCTATCACGGCGTGGCTCAACAGAATAGTATTCAGGACGCCCTTAATCAGACGCTCAAGGTCGAGAAAACAGTCACGATTAACCGTCCAGTTGAAGAGCTTTATCGCTTCTGGCACAACTTTGAGAACCTACCCACCTTCATGAAGCATCTGCAATCGGTGAAGGTCATAGATGCCAAGCGTTCTCACTGGGTTGCTAAAGCACCTTTGGATAACCAGGTGGAGTGGGATGCCGACATTATTAAGGAAGAAGAAAATCACCTAATTGCCTGGGCTTCAGTTGAAGGCGCAGACATCGATAATTCTGGCTTTGTGCGTTTCCAACCTGCCCCTGCTGGACGCGGCACCGAAGTCAAGGTGGTGATCGAATATAACATGCCCGGCGGCACAGTTGGCGCAGCAATTGCCAAGCTATTCGGTGAAGAGCCCGAACAGCAAGTCGGAGACGATTTACGCCGCTTCAAGCAACTAATGGAAGCAGGGGAAATTGCAACTACAGAAGGCCAACCATCCGGCCGGGAATAA
- a CDS encoding S9 family peptidase, giving the protein MSQSSPAQSLPPLIPREVLFGNPDRVSPRLSPDGKLLGYIAPDEGVLNVWVRTLGQNDDRPITRDRDRGIRFFGWTQNSDQVLYIQDKGGDENWHVYATDLASQETRDLTPLENVQARIVDTHRDYPDEILLSHNGRNPQLHDVFRVNTRTGESTLVAENPGDVLGFMADTEFTIRGALTNTPDAGQALKVRDSVESEWREVLRWSLDDSANSNPVSFTGDGKAMHILSSQGANTARLQRLDLSSGETTTLAHDERADIDGVLIHPDTHEIQAVAVDYDRQHWQVLDPEVQADFDALARVSPGEFSITSRDHSDQQWIVAYSVDNGPVRYYHYDRTSRTASFLFVNNTRLEPYTLAPMQPVEIKSRDGLTLVSYLTLPVGVEAKGLPMVLYVHGGPWARDSWGYSAAAQWLANRGYAVLQVNFRGSTGFGKDFTNAANGEWAAKMHDDLVDAVQWSVDQGYADPARVAIMGGSYGGYATLVGLTYTPDLFAAGVDIVGPSNLITLMESIPPYWEPVRKQMELRIGGSATENAEFLKSRSPLFKAQEIKKPLLIGQGANDPRVKQAESEQIVDAMRKANLPVEYLLFPDEGHGFAKPENRLKFFAATEEFLAKHLGGRAEAA; this is encoded by the coding sequence ATGTCTCAATCTTCGCCCGCTCAATCTTTGCCTCCACTAATTCCCCGTGAGGTCCTGTTCGGCAACCCAGATCGAGTCAGCCCTCGACTATCCCCAGACGGCAAGCTGCTGGGCTACATTGCACCCGATGAAGGGGTATTGAATGTATGGGTTCGCACCTTGGGTCAGAACGATGACCGCCCCATTACCCGCGACCGTGACCGGGGCATTCGCTTCTTTGGCTGGACTCAAAACAGCGACCAGGTGCTATATATCCAAGACAAGGGCGGCGATGAAAACTGGCATGTCTACGCCACCGATCTCGCTAGCCAAGAAACCAGAGATCTCACGCCGCTCGAAAACGTCCAGGCCCGTATTGTTGATACGCATCGGGATTATCCTGACGAGATCCTGCTATCTCATAACGGGCGTAACCCGCAACTGCATGATGTCTTTCGCGTGAACACGCGGACTGGCGAATCTACACTAGTGGCAGAAAATCCTGGCGATGTGCTGGGTTTTATGGCGGACACTGAATTCACCATTCGCGGCGCGCTTACCAATACGCCGGATGCTGGACAAGCCCTCAAAGTCCGGGACAGCGTTGAGAGTGAGTGGCGCGAAGTGCTGCGCTGGAGCCTGGATGACTCCGCCAACAGCAACCCGGTGAGCTTTACCGGCGATGGCAAGGCCATGCACATCTTGAGCAGCCAGGGCGCTAATACTGCCCGCCTGCAACGCTTAGATCTGAGCAGTGGCGAAACCACGACTCTGGCGCACGACGAGCGGGCTGATATCGATGGAGTGCTGATTCACCCTGATACTCACGAGATCCAAGCGGTAGCTGTGGACTATGACCGGCAGCACTGGCAGGTGTTAGATCCGGAAGTTCAGGCTGACTTTGATGCGCTAGCTAGGGTTAGCCCCGGTGAGTTTTCAATTACCAGCCGCGACCACAGCGATCAGCAGTGGATTGTGGCTTACAGCGTGGATAATGGCCCGGTCCGCTACTACCACTACGACCGTACCAGCCGCACCGCCAGCTTCCTGTTTGTGAACAACACCAGGCTGGAGCCTTATACTCTGGCACCCATGCAGCCAGTAGAGATCAAGTCCCGCGATGGTCTAACCCTGGTGAGCTATCTGACGCTACCAGTAGGTGTGGAAGCCAAGGGCTTGCCGATGGTGCTGTATGTCCACGGTGGACCCTGGGCTCGCGACAGTTGGGGCTACAGCGCGGCGGCTCAGTGGTTGGCTAACCGTGGCTATGCAGTGTTGCAGGTGAACTTCCGAGGCTCCACTGGCTTTGGCAAAGACTTTACCAACGCGGCCAATGGCGAATGGGCTGCCAAGATGCACGATGATCTGGTCGATGCTGTGCAGTGGTCAGTCGACCAGGGCTATGCTGACCCAGCGCGAGTGGCGATTATGGGCGGCTCCTATGGTGGCTATGCCACGCTAGTGGGCTTGACCTACACACCGGATCTGTTTGCTGCGGGCGTCGATATTGTGGGTCCCAGCAACCTGATCACGCTGATGGAGTCGATTCCACCCTACTGGGAGCCGGTGCGTAAGCAAATGGAGTTGCGCATTGGTGGCAGTGCGACTGAGAATGCGGAATTTCTTAAGTCTCGCTCGCCGCTGTTTAAGGCCCAGGAGATCAAAAAGCCGCTCTTGATCGGTCAAGGGGCGAATGATCCCCGCGTGAAACAGGCGGAGAGTGAGCAGATTGTGGACGCGATGCGCAAGGCTAACTTGCCAGTGGAATACCTGCTATTCCCCGATGAAGGTCACGGCTTTGCTAAGCCTGAGAATCGCCTGAAGTTTTTCGCGGCAACCGAAGAATTTTTGGCAAAACACTTGGGCGGCAGAGCCGAAGCTGCTTAA
- a CDS encoding zinc-dependent alcohol dehydrogenase yields the protein MKAVCWHGATDVRVETVPDPTILNPRDAILKVTLTTICGSDLHIYDGYIPSMLPGDIIGHEFMGEVVEVGSEVKKLKKGDRVVVSSVIGCGQCAYCSRQKWSMCDNSNPKAGLQEKVFGFGSAAIFGYSHLFGGYAGSFAEYIRIPFADHGAIKVPDGIPDEKILPLSDAFPTGYMGAEFCNIQPGDTVAVWGCGPVGLFAMRSAYMLGAERVIAIDRFPERLRLAQEFGRAEVINYEEVDAGEALKEMTGGRGPDSCLDAVGLEAHGMGLEGFYDKAKQAVRLETDRPPVLRQMMVACRKGGTLSIMGVYGGFVDKMPMGAAFNKGLTFRMGQMFGQKYIPQLIERVANGEIDPSLVFSHHLPLDETKRGFELFKHKKENCTKVALKP from the coding sequence ATGAAAGCAGTTTGCTGGCATGGCGCCACCGATGTGCGGGTCGAGACAGTCCCCGATCCCACAATTTTGAACCCACGCGACGCCATTCTCAAAGTCACCCTTACAACCATCTGTGGCTCTGACTTACATATCTACGATGGTTATATTCCCAGCATGCTGCCCGGTGACATCATCGGCCATGAATTTATGGGGGAAGTGGTTGAGGTCGGCAGCGAAGTTAAAAAGCTGAAAAAAGGCGACCGGGTTGTCGTTTCCTCAGTGATTGGCTGTGGTCAATGCGCCTATTGCAGCCGACAAAAATGGTCGATGTGCGACAACTCCAATCCTAAAGCTGGGTTGCAAGAAAAGGTCTTCGGCTTTGGGTCTGCGGCTATCTTTGGCTACTCCCATTTATTCGGCGGCTACGCGGGCTCTTTTGCAGAATATATTCGCATTCCGTTTGCCGATCACGGAGCGATTAAAGTGCCAGATGGCATTCCAGATGAAAAGATTCTGCCCCTATCAGATGCTTTTCCCACCGGCTATATGGGTGCAGAGTTTTGCAACATCCAGCCTGGCGATACGGTTGCCGTTTGGGGCTGTGGCCCAGTAGGTCTGTTTGCCATGCGCAGCGCCTACATGCTAGGGGCCGAACGGGTAATTGCTATTGATCGCTTCCCCGAACGTCTGCGTCTGGCCCAAGAATTTGGCAGAGCCGAGGTTATTAACTACGAAGAAGTTGATGCAGGTGAAGCGCTCAAAGAAATGACCGGTGGACGCGGCCCAGATTCCTGCCTGGACGCAGTCGGTTTAGAAGCACACGGCATGGGTCTAGAGGGCTTCTACGACAAGGCCAAGCAAGCTGTGCGCCTGGAAACTGATCGTCCCCCTGTGCTGCGACAAATGATGGTGGCCTGCCGTAAAGGCGGCACGCTCTCGATCATGGGGGTTTATGGTGGCTTCGTCGACAAAATGCCGATGGGTGCAGCCTTCAATAAAGGCTTGACTTTCAGAATGGGGCAGATGTTTGGCCAGAAGTACATTCCCCAGCTGATCGAGCGAGTCGCCAACGGCGAAATCGACCCGTCCCTTGTGTTCAGCCACCACCTACCTTTGGACGAAACCAAACGTGGCTTTGAGCTGTTTAAGCACAAGAAAGAGAACTGTACTAAGGTTGCGCTCAAACCTTAA
- a CDS encoding DJ-1/PfpI/YhbO family deglycase/protease, with product MSVTLNSTHKPRVAILIEEKVEDAEFRVPHTALTKAGAEVVVLGPRMNEEYQGKQGKVSVKADGTTTEARAKDFDAVIIPGGMAPDRMRTNLKTVRFVQDAVAQNKLVAAICHGPQVLIEGDLLQGRRITGFYSIRKDIQNAGAEFIDESLVIDGNLLTSRRPGDLPVFTTAILNRLGLTVPDTTLPEENDRDAGWWKLGEEWGGSTKSEIVSAINTGLAGERYGLEAFEHYEQRATDSELRAACREICAQKQQHIRRLEARLGVLGESISLQAAASGAYATLKNWVQSSGDDISLLRRALGDLQTGVVDTYNLRNQLTDPATTEIFADMEVDIARSEQRIADIYHALVGSGGTAKPPQPTTGAAVNA from the coding sequence ATGTCAGTTACTTTAAATTCAACTCACAAGCCACGAGTTGCGATCTTAATTGAAGAAAAAGTAGAGGATGCCGAGTTTCGGGTTCCCCACACAGCGCTCACCAAAGCAGGCGCAGAAGTAGTGGTTTTAGGCCCTCGCATGAACGAGGAATATCAGGGCAAGCAGGGCAAAGTCTCCGTCAAAGCTGACGGCACTACCACTGAGGCTCGGGCCAAGGATTTCGATGCAGTGATCATCCCCGGTGGCATGGCTCCGGACCGCATGCGCACCAACTTAAAAACGGTGCGATTTGTCCAAGACGCCGTTGCCCAGAACAAGCTGGTTGCTGCCATTTGTCATGGCCCCCAAGTCTTAATCGAAGGCGATCTATTGCAGGGCAGACGCATCACTGGCTTCTATTCGATTCGCAAAGATATTCAGAACGCAGGCGCGGAGTTTATCGACGAATCCTTAGTCATTGACGGTAACTTACTCACCTCGCGTCGTCCTGGCGATTTACCTGTCTTTACCACTGCTATTCTCAACCGCCTCGGTCTAACTGTGCCTGATACCACCCTGCCTGAAGAAAACGACCGCGACGCTGGTTGGTGGAAACTGGGCGAAGAATGGGGTGGCTCCACAAAGAGCGAAATCGTCAGTGCCATCAATACCGGTCTAGCTGGTGAGCGTTATGGCCTGGAAGCCTTTGAGCACTACGAACAACGGGCTACCGATTCAGAACTGCGAGCAGCCTGCCGCGAGATTTGTGCTCAGAAACAGCAGCACATCCGACGGCTTGAAGCTCGTCTGGGTGTCCTGGGCGAATCGATATCTCTGCAAGCCGCCGCTAGCGGTGCCTACGCCACACTCAAGAACTGGGTGCAATCCTCAGGCGATGACATAAGCCTCCTGCGGCGAGCCCTAGGGGATTTGCAGACTGGCGTAGTTGATACCTACAACCTGCGCAACCAGCTTACAGATCCGGCTACCACCGAGATTTTTGCTGACATGGAGGTCGATATCGCCCGTAGCGAGCAGCGAATTGCCGATATCTACCATGCCCTCGTCGGTTCGGGTGGCACGGCCAAACCACCACAGCCCACGACTGGTGCGGCTGTTAATGCCTAA
- the yhbY gene encoding ribosome assembly RNA-binding protein YhbY: MTTLNSKQRAYLKSLAQPLKPILHVGKDGVTEASVQAIEDAFNTRELLKLKVQESAPEGAREIGEVLAEQLKGVQLVQVIGRTLVLYREHPTKSKIELPPS, from the coding sequence ATGACTACTCTTAACTCCAAGCAACGGGCCTACCTGAAATCACTCGCTCAGCCTCTGAAACCAATTCTGCACGTTGGTAAGGATGGCGTGACCGAGGCTTCAGTGCAGGCCATTGAAGATGCCTTCAATACGCGTGAGCTGCTCAAGCTCAAGGTGCAAGAATCGGCCCCCGAGGGTGCTCGGGAGATTGGGGAAGTCCTGGCAGAACAACTGAAGGGCGTACAGTTGGTCCAGGTGATCGGTCGGACGCTTGTGCTCTATCGCGAGCATCCTACGAAATCGAAAATAGAGCTACCGCCGTCTTAA
- a CDS encoding zinc-dependent alcohol dehydrogenase: MKALCWHGANDVRVETVPDPKLANPRDAIVKITSTAICGSDLHIYDGYIPSMQSGDILGHEFMGEIVELGSEVKNLKIGDRVVVPFTISCGNCFFCQRDLSSLCDNSNPNAWMAEKLYGHSPAGLFGYSHMFGGYAGGQAEYARVPFADVGLFKVPDNLTDNQVLFLTDIFPTGYMAAENCNIQPGDIIAVWGCGPVGQFAIKSAYLLGAERVIAIDRVPERLQMAEQIGATVINYEEVDAGEVLKELTGGRGPDACIDAVGMEAHGTDAMALYDQVKQAVRLETDRPTALRQVMVACGKGGTVSLAGVYGGLLDKLPFGAAFNKGLTFKMGQTHVHRYLNPLLDLIQQGKIDPSFVITHRMKLEDAPKGYEIFKHKKDNCIKVVLTP; encoded by the coding sequence ATGAAAGCGCTTTGTTGGCACGGTGCTAACGATGTGCGGGTGGAAACGGTACCCGATCCTAAGCTCGCCAATCCACGGGATGCCATTGTTAAAATCACCTCTACTGCCATTTGTGGGTCTGACTTACACATTTACGACGGCTATATTCCCTCAATGCAATCTGGGGATATTCTCGGCCATGAATTCATGGGCGAAATCGTCGAGCTGGGCAGTGAAGTTAAGAACCTGAAGATTGGCGACCGCGTCGTCGTTCCCTTCACTATTTCTTGCGGCAATTGCTTCTTCTGCCAGCGCGATTTGTCGTCGCTATGCGATAACTCCAACCCCAATGCCTGGATGGCGGAAAAGCTCTACGGCCATTCTCCTGCTGGGCTGTTTGGCTACTCTCATATGTTTGGTGGCTATGCAGGTGGACAGGCAGAATATGCCCGGGTTCCCTTTGCTGATGTTGGCCTGTTCAAGGTTCCTGACAATTTAACTGATAACCAGGTCTTGTTCCTGACCGACATTTTTCCAACCGGCTATATGGCCGCCGAAAATTGCAACATCCAACCCGGCGATATAATTGCCGTTTGGGGCTGTGGTCCTGTGGGCCAGTTTGCCATCAAGAGCGCTTATCTATTGGGTGCCGAGCGGGTAATCGCCATTGACCGCGTTCCAGAGCGCTTGCAGATGGCAGAGCAGATCGGTGCTACTGTCATCAACTACGAAGAAGTCGATGCGGGCGAAGTGCTCAAGGAATTAACCGGCGGCCGGGGTCCGGATGCCTGCATTGACGCGGTGGGGATGGAAGCTCATGGCACGGATGCAATGGCCTTGTATGACCAGGTGAAGCAGGCCGTACGGCTGGAAACCGACCGTCCTACCGCTTTGCGGCAGGTGATGGTGGCTTGCGGCAAAGGTGGCACCGTGTCTCTGGCTGGAGTATATGGTGGTTTACTCGACAAGCTTCCCTTTGGTGCGGCCTTTAACAAAGGTCTGACCTTTAAGATGGGCCAGACTCACGTTCACCGCTACCTAAATCCCCTGCTCGACCTCATTCAGCAGGGCAAGATCGACCCATCGTTTGTGATTACCCACCGCATGAAACTCGAAGATGCTCCCAAGGGCTACGAGATTTTCAAGCACAAGAAAGACAACTGCATCAAGGTGGTATTGACTCCCTAA
- a CDS encoding protochlorophyllide reductase: MEPDQKSTVVITGASSGVGLYAAKALAQRGWHVVMACRDLAKTEKVAQTVGMPQDSYSILHIDLASLESVRQFVQDFRASGKSLDALVCNAAIYMPLLKEPLRSPEGFELSVATNHLGHFLLCNLMLEDLKKSTAVEPRLVILGTVTHNPDELGGKIPPRPDLGDLRGFAEGFKEPISMIDGKKFEPVKAYKDSKVCNVLTMRELHRRYHESTGITFSSLYPGCVADTPLFRNHYPLFQKIFPWFQKNVTGGYVSQELAGERVAVVVADPEYKQSGAYWSWGNRQKKDGKSFVQKVSPQARDDEKAERMWDLSAKLVGLA, translated from the coding sequence ATGGAACCAGATCAGAAGTCAACAGTCGTGATCACGGGCGCGTCCTCAGGGGTTGGTTTGTATGCCGCCAAAGCCCTAGCCCAGAGGGGATGGCACGTGGTGATGGCCTGCCGGGATTTAGCGAAGACAGAAAAAGTTGCCCAGACAGTAGGCATGCCGCAGGACAGCTACAGCATTCTGCATATCGACTTAGCTTCTTTAGAGAGCGTTCGACAGTTTGTGCAGGACTTTAGGGCGAGTGGCAAGTCCCTGGATGCTTTGGTCTGCAATGCTGCAATTTATATGCCTTTGCTCAAAGAGCCCTTGCGCTCCCCAGAAGGATTTGAGCTGAGCGTTGCCACCAATCACCTCGGCCATTTTCTCCTGTGCAACCTCATGCTTGAGGACTTGAAGAAATCAACAGCTGTAGAGCCACGGCTGGTCATTCTGGGAACCGTGACCCACAACCCAGATGAATTGGGTGGCAAGATTCCACCACGTCCAGATCTGGGGGATTTGAGGGGCTTTGCCGAAGGATTCAAAGAGCCGATCTCGATGATCGATGGCAAGAAGTTTGAACCAGTCAAGGCTTACAAGGACAGCAAAGTCTGCAACGTGCTGACCATGCGGGAGCTGCATCGACGCTATCACGAGTCAACCGGGATTACTTTCAGTTCCCTCTACCCAGGCTGTGTGGCAGATACCCCGCTATTCCGTAACCACTATCCTCTGTTCCAAAAGATCTTCCCGTGGTTCCAAAAAAATGTCACGGGCGGCTATGTGTCGCAGGAGCTAGCAGGTGAGCGAGTCGCAGTCGTAGTGGCGGACCCTGAGTACAAGCAGTCGGGTGCCTACTGGAGCTGGGGCAATCGTCAGAAGAAAGACGGCAAGTCGTTCGTTCAAAAAGTTTCCCCTCAAGCCCGGGATGACGAGAAAGCAGAGCGCATGTGGGACCTGAGCGCCAAGTTAGTTGGACTCGCATAA